Genomic segment of Synechococcus sp. A18-25c:
GGGTCGCCGAAGCGGCAGTTGAATTCGATCACCTGGGGGCCGTCTGCCGTGAGCATCAGACCGGCGTAAATCACACCTCTGTACTGAATCCCCTTGGCTTGCAAAGCCTTCAGCGTGGGATCCAGCACCAGTGCACGGACCTCTTCCAGTCCGGCAGGGTCGAGCAGTGGGGCGGGGGCATAAGCACCCATCCCACCGGTGTTGGGGCCGCGGTCCCCTTCTAGCAATCGCTTGTGGTCCTGGGCGGGAGGCAGCAGCACCATCCGCTCCCCATCGCAGAGGGCGAACACCGACACTTCCGGACCCTGTAACCGCTCCTCCAGCACCACCCGCTCACCGGCGGCACCGAAACGGCCTGCAAAGGCCTCACGGATGGCGGTTGCGGATTCCTCGATGCTGTCTGCCACGGTCACGCCTTTGCCGGCGGCCAGGCCGTCGGCCTTCACCACCAGCGGCCGTTGGATGCGATCAAGCACCGCCAAGCCTGCGTCGGCATCGGCCACTGCCCAGTGGCCTGCGGTAGGGATGCCCGCTTCTGCCATCAAGGCCTTCGCCCAGGCTTTGCTTGCTTCCAGCTGCGCGCCATCGGCTGAGGGCCCGAAGACTGTCAGGCCGGCTGCGCGCAGATGATCGGCTACCCCAGCCGCGAGGGGCGCTTCAGGTCCGATCACTACCAGATCAATCGCTTGCTCGCGGCAGGCGGCAATTAAACCGTCGGAGTCGCATTCACCAATGCTCAACTGCCCGCAGTCACCCAGCGCAGCAGTGCCGCCATTGCCGGGAGTCACCCAGACCGCCTCCACTCCTGGGCAGCGGCGCAGGGCCCACGCCAAGGCCTGTTCGCGGCCGCCGCCGCCCACCACCAGCAGATGTCGCAGGGGAGGCAGGGCTTGGGGACGGGAACTTGAATGGGCCATGGGAGCAGGCGTGACGGGCGAAGACCCTTAGGTTTGAGCGTCGCTCCCTCGCTTTCAGCACTGGCTGTCGACGATGCGGAGACTCGTCCATCTTTGTTGAGCGCCTGCCAGCCCATGGGATTGCTCCCCCTGCCCTTGTCATTGCTGCTGGCGGCGGCCCCTGTGGTGACCCCGCTGGGATCCGCTCCTGCTCCCGCCTCGCTACCAATGGCTCAGGAGACCTTTGATGCGTT
This window contains:
- the purD gene encoding phosphoribosylamine--glycine ligase — encoded protein: MAHSSSRPQALPPLRHLLVVGGGGREQALAWALRRCPGVEAVWVTPGNGGTAALGDCGQLSIGECDSDGLIAACREQAIDLVVIGPEAPLAAGVADHLRAAGLTVFGPSADGAQLEASKAWAKALMAEAGIPTAGHWAVADADAGLAVLDRIQRPLVVKADGLAAGKGVTVADSIEESATAIREAFAGRFGAAGERVVLEERLQGPEVSVFALCDGERMVLLPPAQDHKRLLEGDRGPNTGGMGAYAPAPLLDPAGLEEVRALVLDPTLKALQAKGIQYRGVIYAGLMLTADGPQVIEFNCRFGDPECQTLMPLLGPELAQVLQACALGCLDLAPSLSITQACSACIVAAAEGYPDAPRKGDPIQLQSDADASRQLFHAGTRLQENGALVTAGGRVLTQVAQAENFDQAFARAYAGLELVQFDGMQFRRDIGHQVRRA